A genomic stretch from Enterobacter dykesii includes:
- a CDS encoding 3-phenylpropionate MFS transporter — protein MVLHSTRWLALSYFTYFFSYGIFLPFWSVWLKGIGLTPETIGVLLGAGLVARFLGSLLIAPRVSDPSLLIKAVRILALLTLVFVACFWVSHQFAWLMVVMVGFNLFFSPLVPLTDALANTWQKQITMDYGRVRLWGSIAFVIGSALVGKLVSLYDYRAILALLSIGIASMLLGMLLRPSVMPQGESRHQESAGWPAWRSLVAQSWRFLACVCLLQGAHAAYYGFSAIYWQGAGYSASAVGYLWSLGVVAEVIIFALSKKLFRRFGARDLLLLSAVCGVARWGIMGWTTDLPWLIVAQILHCGTFTVGHLAAMRYIAAREGGDVIRLQAVYSAVAMGGSIAIMTVFAGFLYQHLGHGVFWVMALVALPAIVVRPKVAARASL, from the coding sequence ATGGTCTTGCATTCCACGCGCTGGCTGGCGCTCAGTTATTTCACCTATTTCTTTAGCTACGGCATTTTTCTGCCTTTCTGGAGCGTCTGGCTTAAGGGTATCGGCCTGACGCCCGAGACCATCGGTGTCCTGCTCGGGGCCGGGCTGGTGGCGCGTTTCCTTGGCAGTCTGCTGATTGCTCCGCGCGTCAGCGATCCCTCCTTACTGATCAAGGCCGTGCGCATTCTTGCGCTGCTGACCCTAGTCTTTGTTGCCTGCTTCTGGGTCAGCCACCAGTTTGCCTGGCTGATGGTGGTGATGGTCGGCTTTAACCTTTTCTTCTCACCGCTGGTACCGCTGACGGATGCCCTGGCGAACACCTGGCAAAAGCAGATCACCATGGACTATGGCCGCGTGCGCCTGTGGGGCTCAATTGCCTTTGTGATTGGCTCGGCGCTGGTGGGGAAACTGGTCAGCCTTTACGATTACCGCGCCATTCTCGCCCTGCTGAGTATCGGTATTGCCTCGATGCTGCTTGGCATGCTGCTGCGACCGTCGGTGATGCCGCAAGGGGAGAGCCGCCATCAGGAGAGCGCAGGCTGGCCCGCCTGGCGGAGCCTGGTGGCCCAGAGCTGGCGTTTTCTGGCATGTGTCTGCCTGCTTCAGGGGGCGCATGCGGCGTACTATGGCTTCAGCGCCATCTACTGGCAGGGGGCGGGATATTCTGCTTCCGCCGTGGGCTATCTGTGGTCGCTGGGCGTGGTGGCCGAAGTCATCATTTTCGCCCTGAGCAAGAAATTGTTCCGTCGATTTGGCGCACGAGACCTGCTGCTGCTTTCCGCCGTGTGCGGCGTGGCGCGCTGGGGGATTATGGGCTGGACGACCGATCTGCCGTGGCTGATCGTGGCGCAAATTCTTCACTGCGGCACCTTTACCGTGGGTCATCTGGCGGCGATGCGCTATATCGCAGCGCGCGAGGGCGGAGACGTTATTCGCCTGCAGGCCGTCTATTCGGCAGTGGCGATGGGAGGCAGTATCGCGATCATGACGGTGTTTGCCGGATTCCTCTATCAGCACCTGGGGCATGGGGTTTTCTGGGTGATGGCGCTGGTCGCCTTACCCGCCATCGTTGTTCGCCCTAAAGTGGCCGCCCGCGCGTCGCTATGA
- a CDS encoding DoxX family protein has protein sequence MNSLRYFDFGQSRHLLLLIARIALVVLFIIFGYPKLTGFSGTVQYMTSLGAPMPMLAAIIAVVMEVPAAILIVLGFFTRPLAVLFVFYTLGTAIIGHHYWDMTGDAVVPNMINFYKNISIAGAFILLAIVGPGAISLDRR, from the coding sequence ATGAACTCATTACGTTATTTCGATTTCGGTCAGTCACGTCACCTTTTGCTGTTGATTGCGCGCATCGCGCTTGTCGTGCTGTTTATCATCTTTGGCTATCCAAAACTGACGGGGTTTAGCGGAACCGTACAATATATGACCTCGCTGGGTGCGCCGATGCCCATGCTGGCGGCCATTATTGCGGTGGTGATGGAAGTGCCTGCCGCTATCCTGATCGTGCTGGGCTTTTTCACCCGTCCTCTCGCCGTATTGTTTGTATTCTATACGCTGGGCACGGCGATTATTGGTCACCATTACTGGGATATGACCGGTGATGCGGTCGTACCTAATATGATTAATTTCTACAAGAACATCAGTATTGCTGGCGCCTTTATTTTGCTGGCGATTGTTGGTCCGGGGGCTATTTCCCTCGACCGGCGATAA